In Gossypium hirsutum isolate 1008001.06 chromosome D01, Gossypium_hirsutum_v2.1, whole genome shotgun sequence, the genomic window aaggatgattttgttgtcgtcctctctagtttgatgaatgctcgattcttttgtcgatttttgctcGCTATTTTGGACCATTCGACGCTGATTTtcttatcgtattaagtgcttgTAATCATTCTAGATATAttgtgcttgagttgtgacaaagtcAATTCTCAACGTGTCATAATATTCAATTGATGCTGAGGCTAAAACTTTCGTTGTGTTGATGGAGCTTGTCATTCACCATCTACGACGAGTGTTTGCTATTTTTTCTCTGAATTGCATGGTTccatttattgaataaattaataaatttacatataaaaagaaaaactaaagatACGATGAAAAAGGAACCATGTGTACCAGGGAAAGTTAAAGCAGTACATATAATTAAGGAACCACATAATTTAATACTAGCCAATTTGGTAGCACTTGGTCATCAAAGACTAGAacaatttttatgattaaaatatttatttagtaattgattgatatatcattttatttagagaatatatattttattttttaaaacaatataattttaatatctttttaaattacaaaaaaagctCAAACTAATAATGAGAATAAtggtaattaagtttaattattactAATAATGTGAAATAGTATGGTAAGAAGCACTTAATCAATATATTCAAAATGTGTTGGATTTGTGGGATTCTTAtaattgagaaagaaaagaaaaagaaagaaacagaatcaaatgaaaatagagaaaataaagttGAATGTGTCAAAAACAAGTAGAATGCTTTTTCTTTTCAACGTTAATTTCATGTGAATTACTATTCCTTCAACTTGGTTTGTCTTTTGCAATCATTACAATATTGATAATCAAGTTTATTGTAGATTAATCATTAATCTCTAGTATAAGAGCCTAGTTACTACTACTCACTCTCCATCAActttcctccaaatataacactTCTTAATGTTTGTTTTGAGAAACTACCTCTCTTCTTTTGTTCTCAATTTGTTTAGAGGTGTGTTAATTGGCCAGCCTTTCTGCGACAAAAAAGAATCTTGAAAATCTCCAAGTACCAAGTAAATCCCATCGATTTCTTCAACTTAGCTACTAAGTTCCAATGGTTAGATTCGATAATGAGACATCCTCCTCTTCCTCCTCCTCATCATCATCATTGGAATCATCTTCTTCAGTTTCTCGAGGGAAATATGATGTTTTCTTGAGTTTCAGAGGTGAGGATACCCGCAGGAATTTCACGGATCATCTTTATGATGCATTCAAAAGGAGAGGAATCACCACTTTTAGGGATGACGAAAAGCTCGAGACAGGTGAACCCATAGCACCTGAGCTCTTCAAAGTAATTCATGAGTCATGGTGCTCTGTAATCGTTTTGCCGGAAGGGTATTGTTTCTCGAATTGGTGCCTACAAGAGCTTTCCGAGATTATTCAACAGAAAAACGACAAGGGATATCCTGTATATTGTAAAGCTCGAGTTGGTGCCCTCGACagtcttggttgctgcatgctgaccatgGCTTCAACAGGTGTAAATTCATACACCTATCTGTGCATGTGTAGTTGATTACTCTGTATATTGTAAAGCTCATTCCACTTTTTCCTTTGGTGGTTATCAGGAAACAGAGCACTTGGACTTTGAATGCTGATGCCTTTTTGACGATGAACAGGCTAAGACTACTCAGATTCTTCAATGTCCCAAATTCTCGTGATTTCAAATATCTTAGTAACGAGTTAAGGCTTTTAGAATGGCATGGATATCCTTTCAAATCCTTCCCTTCAGGCTTCCAACCAGAGAACCTTGTTGAACTTCTTCTGCCTTATAGCCGCATTGAAAAGTTGTGGAAGCCAAACATGGTAAGAGTTactttgtttgatcaattaatttTGTCCAAgataacataaacacaaaataccaaaaataaaatggcATTTCatctttggttttctttttcattgttttcttttataggcTTTAGATAAGTTAAAATTGGTCGACCTCAAAGGCTCTAAAAACCTTGTGAAAACACCAGACTTCAGTATGGCCCCAAATCTTGAAAGTTTGATTCTGGAAGGTACTGGAATAGTAGATTTTGATCCTACCGTCAAGTTTCTAAGGAGGCTGAAGCTTTTGAATTTAAGAAACTGCAAGAGACTTAGGATTTTCCCATCCAAAATTGGGAATGGATCTCTACAAACATTAATTCTTTCAGGTTGCTCAAATATAGACAGGATTCCAGAGATTGTGGGGGAAATGGAATGTCTGAAAGAGCTTTGTTTGGATAGGACTGGTATTAAAGAACTTCCCTCTTCAATTGGACTTCTCAGAAGTCTTATGTTGCTAAATTTGAAAGATTGCAGTAAGCTTGAGAGTCTCCCAAGCAGCATAGGTGGGTGTGAATTCCTTAAAACTCTTCTTCTCTCTGGCTGctctaaacttaaaaattttccagaGAGTTTGCGACAACTAGAATCTTTGGAGGAGCTTAACCTGATTGAGACGGCCATAACGACACGACCATCCTTCATCTTTCATTTGAAAAATCTCAAGTTTCTTTCTTTCCAAGGATGCAAGGGACCACCATATAGAGTACGATCACATTGGCGTTTTATTTCTAGGCCCACACCAAGACTTAGTATGAACTCTATGACCTTGAAGCTACCTGTTATTTTGTCTGGTTTGAGTTCTTTGAAGGAGCTGAATTTAGATGACTGCAACCTTAATGATGGGGCTATTCCTAATGATATTTGCAGCTTGTCCTCGTTGGAAATTCTACGGCTTAGTGATAACAATTTCGTCACCCTACCTGCAACTCTTAGTCGACTTTCCAAGCTTACTAGTCTAGTACTGACTGACTGTAAAAGGCTTAAATCATTGCCCGAGCTACCAGCAAGCATAAAATTATGGATAGACGGTTGTGTTTCATTGGAAGCGGTTGCAAATTCGACTACAGCTTTCCCTTCAAGGGTTAATGGGTACATTTGTGCTTTTAACTACTTCAAATTGGCAGAGGATAACGATGCAGTAAAATGCTGAAGACACGGCTGAAGGTTAGtacctttatttttttctattattgcTCCCATTGATTTATGGTACTAGTTTCAGCAAATGTGTCTTTGTTTGCAGCTAGTAGCAAATGCAAGAACAGAACGTTATTACATTGTCATACCGAGAAGTGAAATCCCAAAATGGTTTAGCAGTCAAACGGATGACtcttcaaaatctataataaaGATGCAATTGCCTTCCAATTTTCTGAATGATACACAGTTCTTAGGCTTCGCTTTCAGCTGTGTTTTCTTCTCTGACTTCAATAATAAACCTCAAAGGGGGGATCATATTTCGTATGCATTTGTTATCCATGGTAGAAATTTCTCCAGAGGATTTGAAAGATCCTATTTTCATTTAAGCGGTAAATCTACGAGAGTGACCAAAGACCACCTTTTGATACATTATTTGCCTCGTAATGGCATTGATTTGTCATCCCTGGTGGAATTAGAATGCAAAGAAACTGAGGTTTCTGGATCCAGCACAGATATGTTGAAGGAAAGATTTGAAATTGAGGTTGCATTCGAAATCTGGGGCATCAATTGCATGGTGAAAAAATGCGGGGCTCGAATAGTGTATGAGGAAGATTTGGAAGAGATGGACCAAACCATACATGAACATAGCGGGTCAACTTCTTCAAATTTTGATGATATTCATTCAAACAGTGGATCAAACGGGAATAATAATGGCGCTCTTGTCAAGAGAAAATGGTTAAGCCTTCACTTATTTACAGTGATTGATATATGCTGTTGACTCCTGTTTTATAAGGCTAATTTACTTCATATCTTCGTGCTTTTCAGGTTGAATGCGAAAGCAGGCGATCAGCGGAACAAAACTCTATTTTCTCGAATCTGTCAATCATATGTTGTAAACCATCGACTACTCTCCTAGCTTTACATTGTTTTATCCATTTTCTTTCATTTAGATTTATCTTTTTCGGACAACTTGTGTTTCAGTTTTGCTATAGACGGAAAAGTATCGATATTTATTCACCGAGTATTGATACTCAAGCAAAAGTATCCATACcaaatctctattttgtttcctgTATGTTTTAATTCACATAGGTatcatgtaacacctctaacccatattcgtcgctgaaacaaggttacgaagcattatcgaAATATACAGATCaagtaaatagatattttattttatacagtAATTATGtcaaaaatcaaacataaacTCCCTTATATGAACCttcgaggtccaaaacatgcattagaaattagtcgggactaaaccaggtactcagagaatttttcgcaaaatttaaaaaaaaattcctagGTGCAAGTGTCACACAgccaagagacacacccgtgtctcaggctatgtaactctctgacttgggtcacacgaccaagacagATGCCCGCGTGCTAGGCCTTGTGTAAAtacctgggcattctgttttaaaattttaaagatgtagGAGACACACGAgcaggtcacatgcccatgtgctaggtcgtgtgtcacacacggttgagacacatgaccgtgtctctgcctgtgtggacaaaataggctattttctaagccatatttctcaccctaTTTGTCATCCTCCTACACcaacactttaacacattcacaagctATTATATGTCATTTAACCCAACTCAAAATTAAGTCCTATAAATGATATAATACCTCATATAATCAAGTATACACACTCACTTAAATTACCAagtacacatatatgcatatgttataaaatatgcgaacttaattcaatcattaatatgccaatataatttctatcaatcaaccatttcaaccacataccaaacatatccatcacaagtcattccaatggctagttacaattaAAGCATTTATATGCCGATATTGaccaattaacctatacatgccattataaccataattaatttaccatatatatttaccaaaatgggttgatggatagtgtgagcgatctccgccaagcttccaatccaacgagcctccgaattactataaaacaggggaaaataaaagagagtaagcatgaaatacttagtaagttcatataacatggtaattaacttaccatttatttaaATTCAGTATAAACATACAAGGCACTGACAATCAACTTGATCACGAGCCCTAACACATATCTTCAttacccttgttagtcatataattcatataaatatcaagaaacatgtatgggctcaacaataattagatttccatgtacatatactttccacatcatgtatttatataacatataaaaatcatatccttggatttcaagtacattttcataataattcatcttgagttcagattatttcatatcgAAACTTTGcccattaaatcatttgaaatgtcAGTGTCACACGGGTAATACACTAAatgtgtacaaatctataatcatggatgaacatattcatcaaacaaatttcatgttcatatattattatctcgtatttccatatattttgtatcatcattttcatgtattttagcCAGATACGTGtattaattcatttcatgttcatattttctcatgtaaggattttgaccattgaatcattgaaaacatcgatggatacataggtagtacactcgaagtcTACAAATCAGAAAtctatcaattcatattcagaagTGCTCTTTAAAGCACATAATCAGAAAATcctctctcaagccatataacaggaagctcacaaagggCCATTAATCGAGAAGCTCACAAAAAGCCTatcaggaagcttatccgggctatataataggaagctcataagagccataatcaggaagttTACAAAGAAATTTTAATCAGAAAgatcacaaagagcctttaatcaggaGCTCTAaatagccatatatcaggaatgtaatagcctgatttcgggcctagtcggaacagtggttttgggaccacaaattcgacaaggaaaattttatttttcttatattttatggtctacaatttcacggaatgattttgtgaaaatttcgttcgaaaatttcgacgtttgggcactcaatttagtcaaaaggactaaattgtaaaaagtgcaaaagttaagttctacatgttagaggtattcaattgttatgaaactttaaattggaggtccttatatggtaattagaccattggttaagttggtagacaaaaatgcccatgagataagtgaaataggaaatttttaagttagggccaatttggtaatctagtaattaaaatgaattaaaagggaaaaagatcgAAAATTgggctcatcttcttcattgggacgaaatcagcaaggggggagccattgttagggttttcaagcttccaagctccatagtaagtgattctaagccccgtttttaatgttctttacgtttttggagtcccggtaacttaattttgcttattctagcaataatttaatatagggtttatatttggaaaaatacccatatgtgaaatgtgtttattttgatgttttatggtagaatatgaagctataaattatgttaagcaacttttgctaatcgattttgagtgaaaacgagtaaaacgacataatcgataaaaatactaaatgttcataagtaagtgttagagtgggaatttggtgttgccatagaagggaaaatgttcagcatgtcataatacataataataagggataaattttaatttccgagcctaggggtaaaattgtaattttgtgaaactttaggggcaaaaatgtaatttttccaaaatgtgatttttggactggattgaataatgtgagtgttaaataagttaaatgtgttattataagtcaagaaagacaaggaattgactttgattagtgaaaaaaatgagaaaaagtgagaaatttcccgattgaacattcggaataaaaagtgatacgaatgaagtgacagaaatgatcacatatgtggcatggactgtgtgtaggccactatgtgaaagtgaaagtgatggtcacgtgtgtagtactatgtgtaggctactacgtgtaccagaatgataggtcgcatgtatagtactatgtgcaggctactatgcgtaccggatagcttcgatcacgtgtgtagtactatgtgtaggctactatgtgtaccagaatgataggtcgtatgtgtagtactatgtgcaggctactatgcgtatcggatagcttcgatcacgtgtgtagtactatgtgcaggctactacgtgtatcggatagtgatggtcacatgtgtagtactatgtgcatgCTACTATGTGAATCCGCATCATTgaatataaaggtggttgctaagtgctgattccaccatatCCTTGactgtgaaaggggttgctatgtgctgattccccgtatcattgattataaggtggttgctaagtgctgattccaccgtgtGACGGTtaatattccgaagtgttcatcggggaaATTAGAtaagtgaaaatatatgtgaatcgAATAAGGTTACGTGATAAATATTGGGTTCGATATTTAATTGACCTTTAAGTAGGATGAaaagaagtaatgaaattatgaaaaagtaaaatgtgcaacaaaacagttttagacagtaacaatagtgtgaatttgaaaaatcaccaaaaatggtggaaattgaattagagagtgaataagatatgacaTGAAAGCTTAAGGAGTcaatttttacatgaaagaaacaagGGAAGCAAAAGAGTTAcaaatttttagatatttgaattttagtgaggcagggtcggattgatttcggaaccccctgttctgactttggaaaatagttaaaaattgtaaaaaaaaaataattatgagttataatttatattcttagaattcttaatgagtatattttgaaagaaaataaacGTAAATATCATC contains:
- the LOC107917177 gene encoding TMV resistance protein N encodes the protein MVRFDNETSSSSSSSSSSLESSSSVSRGKYDVFLSFRGEDTRRNFTDHLYDAFKRRGITTFRDDEKLETGEPIAPELFKVIHESWCSVIVLPEGYCFSNWCLQELSEIIQQKNDKGYPVYCKARVGALDSLGCCMLTMASTGVNSYTYLKQSTWTLNADAFLTMNRLRLLRFFNVPNSRDFKYLSNELRLLEWHGYPFKSFPSGFQPENLVELLLPYSRIEKLWKPNMALDKLKLVDLKGSKNLVKTPDFSMAPNLESLILEGTGIVDFDPTVKFLRRLKLLNLRNCKRLRIFPSKIGNGSLQTLILSGCSNIDRIPEIVGEMECLKELCLDRTGIKELPSSIGLLRSLMLLNLKDCSKLESLPSSIGGCEFLKTLLLSGCSKLKNFPESLRQLESLEELNLIETAITTRPSFIFHLKNLKFLSFQGCKGPPYRVRSHWRFISRPTPRLSMNSMTLKLPVILSGLSSLKELNLDDCNLNDGAIPNDICSLSSLEILRLSDNNFVTLPATLSRLSKLTSLVLTDCKRLKSLPELPASIKLWIDGCVSLEAVANSTTAFPSRVNGYICAFNYFKLAEDNDALVANARTERYYIVIPRSEIPKWFSSQTDDSSKSIIKMQLPSNFLNDTQFLGFAFSCVFFSDFNNKPQRGDHISYAFVIHGRNFSRGFERSYFHLSGKSTRVTKDHLLIHYLPRNGIDLSSLVELECKETEVSGSSTDMLKERFEIEVAFEIWGINCMVKKCGARIVYEEDLEEMDQTIHEHSGSTSSNFDDIHSNSGSNGNNNGALVKRKWLNAKAGDQRNKTLFSRICQSYVVNHRLLS